In one Pseudothermotoga sp. genomic region, the following are encoded:
- a CDS encoding ABC transporter ATP-binding protein, with protein MIEISLSKVDFGYTDQLILKSIDLHVKKGEFVSLIGPNGSGKTTLLRLVAGLLRPIFGTVTVAGIDPTRVSRKKLARIVGFVTEDLNPVYPFLVSQIVLTGRLPHKRGFFTSWDEFDLRKVREALQKVDALQYLNRNFNSLSAGEKRRVSIARILAQDTPIILFDEPTAHLDPGHAVEVVEILKRLHEEGRTILAAFHEINFAVRISDRLVVMKEGRIVADGKPEEVLTEKLLEQVYNTRFKLVVDSETGSLYVLY; from the coding sequence ATGATCGAAATATCACTGAGTAAAGTGGATTTTGGTTACACAGATCAATTGATTCTAAAATCGATAGATCTACACGTAAAGAAAGGAGAATTCGTTTCCCTCATAGGTCCCAACGGTTCTGGAAAAACGACCCTCCTGAGGCTCGTTGCGGGATTGTTGAGACCGATTTTTGGTACTGTGACCGTGGCTGGCATCGATCCAACACGGGTGAGTCGAAAAAAGCTCGCAAGGATCGTTGGTTTCGTCACGGAAGATTTGAATCCAGTCTATCCCTTCCTCGTCAGCCAGATTGTACTCACCGGTAGGCTCCCTCACAAAAGGGGTTTCTTTACCTCTTGGGATGAATTCGATCTACGGAAGGTGAGGGAAGCGCTTCAGAAAGTGGATGCACTTCAATATTTGAACAGGAATTTCAACAGTTTGAGCGCGGGGGAAAAACGGAGAGTTTCGATCGCCAGGATCTTGGCACAAGACACCCCTATAATTCTCTTCGATGAACCCACCGCGCACCTCGATCCAGGACACGCCGTGGAGGTCGTTGAGATCCTTAAGCGTTTACATGAGGAAGGAAGAACCATACTCGCAGCGTTTCACGAAATAAACTTCGCTGTGCGGATCTCAGACAGGCTCGTGGTGATGAAAGAAGGTAGGATCGTAGCCGACGGTAAACCAGAAGAAGTTCTTACAGAAAAGCTTTTAGAGCAAGTTTACAACACTCGTTTCAAATTGGTGGTGGACTCAGAGACGGGTTCACTCTACGTCTTGTACTGA